CCGTTCCGGCGGGGATGCATCATCGTTCATGGAACAGGACATGTCGGCAAACCGCCTGCCATTCGCTATGGCTATGTACAGAGCGGAACACTACCGCCAGAAGAAAGGCTGATCGCACTGACCATTAAAGACAGGCTAAGGCTGTTGAACGGCCACTTGGTCCGGACGCTGCAGTCAGCTTCTATCCCGGCCCTTGGAATGGATATCATGAGCTATTATGATGAGCTGGCGGATCGACGTGTACAAAATGGATTCATCAGGACGCTGGGAGAATTGATCGATCGCCAGCAGGTGCCTGTTTTTTATGGTGATATGATCTGCCGGCCGGATGGCAGCTTTAAGGTGGTCTCAAGTGATTTCATTGCTTTGGTCCTTGCGAGGATTCTCCGTCCGGAGAATGTGATCTTTTTAACAGATGTTCCTGGAGTATATCAAGAAAAAGGCACCGGTGATGATCAGAAGGATAAGAAAATCATACCGTTGCTGACTCCTGCTAATATTGATTCCATGGAAAGAACGATTAATGACGGGGCAGATGTCAGCGGAGGAATGCGAAAAAAAGCGGAGATCGCCCTTGAGATATCCCGTTACTGCGCACGGTGCTTCATCGGCAGCGGTTACCAGGATCATGTTTTGGGCGATTTTTTGTCAATGAGACCTGTTATGGGGACGTTCGTAAAGGTATGAAACTGGGATGCCTTTTTACATTGCCACAATCCGGGTACAGTGATGCCATGGGATTCATTCCTGTGAGCTCCGAATAACCTATCTTTGCCCCTGATGGAGCAAAAAGGATCACCTGTCGCCCTGGGGACGGAGAATGTGTGGCGACTGCTGCTGCAGTACGCCATTCCTTCTGTAATCGCCATGACAGCATCGTCGCTGTATAATGTCATCGACAGCATGTTCATCGGGCAGGGAGTGGGGGCACTGGCCATTTCGGGACTAGCCATCACGTTTCCCCTGATGAACCTTTCCGCGGCATTTGGATCGCTGGTGGGCGTTGGCGCCTCCGCGCTCATGTCGCTGAGGCTGGGACAGAAAGACTACAGCTCGGCCAATCATATCCTGGGGAACGTTTTTGTGCTGAACCTGTTGTTAGGCATCATCTATATGATCGTCGTGCTCCTTTTTCTCGATCCGATCCTTCGCTTTTTCGGGGCCAGCAATGACACCCTGCCCTACGCCCACGATTTTATGGTGGTTCTCACCCTGGGCAATGTGATCACCCACATGTACTTCGGATTGAACGCCTTGTTGAGGGCCTCGGGGAATCCGCTGAAATCCATGTATGCCACTATCTTTTCCGTTATCATCAACTGTATCCTCGCCCCGCTCTTTATTTTTGGGCTCGGTTGGGGGATACGCGGCGCTGCCCTGGCCACCATCATTGCTCAGGCCTCAATGCTGACCTGGCAGATCCGGCTTTTCAGCGACAGGAACCGCTTCATCCATTTGCAGAAGGGCATTTTCAGGCTTAAACGCAAGATCGTGCTGGATTCTTTTTCTATCGGCATGGCACCCTTCATGATGAATGCCGTTGCCAGCGTCATTGTCATTATCATCAACCAGAGCCTGATCCGGCACGGGGGCGACCTGGCCGTGGGCGCTTACGGCATCGTCAACCGGGTGGCGACTCTTTTCGTGATGGTGGTCATCGGGCTCAACCAGGGAATGCAGCCGATCGCTGGTTACAACTTCGGAGCGAAGCAATTTGACAGGGTGAACTGTGTTTTAAGACTGACCATCTTCCTGGCAACGGGCGTGATGATGGTTGGCTTTCTGATCAGTGAGATCTTTCCCCGGACCGTTGCGTCTCTTTTTACGAACGATAAGGATCTGATCAGCCTCGCCGCGCCGGGGTTGCGGATCGTAATGGCCACCTTCCCCGTTGTTGGTTTTCAAATGGTCACATCCAACTTTTTTCAGAGTATCGGTATGGCTGGTAAGGCAATCTTTATGTCCCTTTCGCGTCAGGTGGTCTTTCTGCTGCCGTTGCTCCTGATCCTACCTCATTTCTTCGGAATGAAGGGAGTGTGGTACAGCATACCGGAGGCCGATCTCTTATCGAGCATCGTCGCAGGATTTTTACTGGCAGCCCAGTACCGGAAACTGACCAATAAGCCATAAATTTGTATTATCAATGACATCAGTATATGGATGAAAACTACGTCATAACCATTGGAAGACAGCTGGGCAGCGGTGGCCGGGAGATCGGGGAGAAACTGGCCGGACGACTCGGGATTTCATTTTACGATAAGGAGCTCATTCGTCTGGCAGCCAAGGAGAGTGGCTTGAAGGAAGAGTTTTTCGAGAAGGCTGACGAAAAAAAGCGCTACCCGGTCTTTGCAGCGTTTTTGGGTCTGCGGGGCTCGACAGCGGATGAGATCTACTCGAACTATTATTTGAGTAATGAAACGTTATTTCAGTTCCAGAGCAATGTCATCCTCGGCCTGGCTGAAAATCAATCCTGTGTGTTCGTTGGACGGTGTTCGGATTATGTTCTGAAGCAACACCCTCGCTGCCTGAACGTGTTCATCACCGCTGACCTGGATGATCGTGTAAAAAGAGTCGCTGGAATAAAAAAGGTTCCTGAGCCTAAGGCCCGGGAGATCATCGAAAAAACGGACAAAAAACGGGCAGGTTACTACAATTATTTTACCGGCAAGGTATGGGGTGACGCCGAATCCTATCATCTGTGCATCAATTCATCGGTACTGGGAACTGATCAGACCGTTGAATTCCTCAATACGTTTGTGAAGAAGAGATTTGCGGTATAATCTGGTATTCAGAATCCGTTCAATTGCCACGTCACCGTCGGGATCAGCAGCAAAAATCCCAGGATGATCAGGACCAGCATGAACGGTGCGATCCACCTGAACCATTTATCATAGGGAATCCGGGCAATGCCAAGCACCCCCATCAACACCCCGCTGGTGGGCGTGATCATGTTGGTGAACCCATCACCAAACTGGTAAGCCATCACCGTTGC
The DNA window shown above is from Bacteroidales bacterium and carries:
- a CDS encoding isopentenyl phosphate kinase, yielding MPGGLKVNIIKFGGSVITEESGEDHFNAINTMRLAGELYPFRRGCIIVHGTGHVGKPPAIRYGYVQSGTLPPEERLIALTIKDRLRLLNGHLVRTLQSASIPALGMDIMSYYDELADRRVQNGFIRTLGELIDRQQVPVFYGDMICRPDGSFKVVSSDFIALVLARILRPENVIFLTDVPGVYQEKGTGDDQKDKKIIPLLTPANIDSMERTINDGADVSGGMRKKAEIALEISRYCARCFIGSGYQDHVLGDFLSMRPVMGTFVKV
- a CDS encoding cytidylate kinase-like family protein — encoded protein: MDENYVITIGRQLGSGGREIGEKLAGRLGISFYDKELIRLAAKESGLKEEFFEKADEKKRYPVFAAFLGLRGSTADEIYSNYYLSNETLFQFQSNVILGLAENQSCVFVGRCSDYVLKQHPRCLNVFITADLDDRVKRVAGIKKVPEPKAREIIEKTDKKRAGYYNYFTGKVWGDAESYHLCINSSVLGTDQTVEFLNTFVKKRFAV
- a CDS encoding MATE family efflux transporter, with the protein product MEQKGSPVALGTENVWRLLLQYAIPSVIAMTASSLYNVIDSMFIGQGVGALAISGLAITFPLMNLSAAFGSLVGVGASALMSLRLGQKDYSSANHILGNVFVLNLLLGIIYMIVVLLFLDPILRFFGASNDTLPYAHDFMVVLTLGNVITHMYFGLNALLRASGNPLKSMYATIFSVIINCILAPLFIFGLGWGIRGAALATIIAQASMLTWQIRLFSDRNRFIHLQKGIFRLKRKIVLDSFSIGMAPFMMNAVASVIVIIINQSLIRHGGDLAVGAYGIVNRVATLFVMVVIGLNQGMQPIAGYNFGAKQFDRVNCVLRLTIFLATGVMMVGFLISEIFPRTVASLFTNDKDLISLAAPGLRIVMATFPVVGFQMVTSNFFQSIGMAGKAIFMSLSRQVVFLLPLLLILPHFFGMKGVWYSIPEADLLSSIVAGFLLAAQYRKLTNKP